CCGTGGCGGTCGCGATGTCACAGTGATCAACGAGGGCGTCCACCAGGCCGGTGATGTGGTCGTTCAGCTGTCCGATGATGTTGTGCACCGAGTCATCGGTGAGCCAGGCGGTTCCGGCTGCGTAAACCTCACCCTCCCATGGCATGCCAGCCGCGACGCAGGTTGTCGCCGCGCGCAGGCGCGTCTGCGGGGCTTCGGCCGGTCCCAACGCTGCGATCGCCAGCTCACGCGCCAGCGGGTCGTCGAGCTTTCCTGCAGCAGTGAGGATGTCACTCTGTAGCGATGGCTCGGTCTCGACCTCCCACCGCTCGAGCAACAAGGGCAAAACCAGTTCGGCGGGTTGTGTCCGGATCATGATGTGGAGCGCAGAACGTCGGGTCTGCTCGTCGGCGTCGTCCACGAAGGGGCGCAGTAGCGGCCATTGCTGTGCGATTGCGTGTCGAGCGGCACCGGGTTCGGCACCCCCTCGTTCACCAGTGCCGGCGGCGATCTCTGCCAAGAGATCCAGGACACCACGGGTTTGGATGCCGGCCCCGGCCAATCGAGCCAGGAACGGCACCGCGTGCGCAGTCGCGGAGTAGACCGTGCCCTGATGCCAAATATTGCCGAACAGCTCCCGCAACGCCTCCGCTGCCTCGCCTTCGGCGCCCTGGAGTCGGCGCAATAGCTCCGGCACATCCTCGGCCGATCCATAGGCATGACCCAGCTCTGCCCACGACACCGATTCCAAGCCGCCCCACACCGGGTCTGTCACCATGTCGACAAACTAGCCACTGCCCCTGGCTGGGAAGTCGACCAGAGTTGGTTACTCGATCGGGTAGGGGGCGTCATCTATCCGCCGAGGGCGAGGCGAGTGTTCATGTCGAGCTTGACCTCGCGGTAAGGGAGTGCATGCGACCAGAACAGCGGCGTGAGGCCGCGTTCGACCTCGACGCCCAGCTCGATCGGGTTGTCGGACCGCGGTCCCGCGCCTGATCGAGCTGATCCGCTGCGGCCGGCTCGATCTGTCGCAGCAGACGGTGACGACCTTCGGACTCGACGAGACGAACGCGGCGGTGGATCACGCCGCCGCACATCCGACCGCATTCGATCGCACGATCGTGCTCCCACAGCGCCGGACACCGATTCCCGTCTGAGTAATACCCGCGTATTATGGTGTCCGCGTGGAGTACGCGTGGTGGATCGGAGTCCACTCTTTCCTGGCTCGGGCGGATGTGGCGCCCTGGGAGGTGATGGAGGTGCTGTACTCGTCGCAGCGCTGGCCGCGCCCGGCCCGCACCGCCGAGGGATTGCCGGTCACGACCGTGTGGGGACGCACCGAGTCGGGCCGGCCGCTGGTGGTGCTGCTCCGGGAGCTGCCGCCGCCCTCGCGCACCCGGGATATACAGTCTCGAGGCACGTGGGAAATCCTCATGGCCGCACAGATGCGCTCGCAACAGCTCGAGGAATTCACGGCTTGGGAGGCGAACCGATGAGCGACAACGACACCTTCGAACCGGACCCCGGCACCGACCCGCGCACGATCGTGGACGGGCTGGTCTTCGACGACGACGCCGCCACGCCCGCGCTGCCCCCCACCGGCGCGGAGATCGAACGCGGCATGGTCACGACGTCGTTGAAACTGCCGAAGGATCTGCGCGACCGGCTGCGCGAGGCGGCGGCCGAACACTGCATCACGCCGTCGATGCTGATCCGCCAGTACATCGAGATGGGATTGCTGTCCGAGCAGCCCGGCCGGATGATTCCGCTGTCGGATGCGATCCGGGTGCTCAGCAGCCTGCGCCCCTCGGCGTGAATCCGATCCCCGCCCGATAGCGAGAAGACGAACCGGACGATCGCGAAGTTATGCAGCCAGCTGTACAGCTGGCTGCATAAGATGTACCGTGGAGGCATGAGCAGAGAACTCGCGCCGACAGCCTCCGCCGTGGCCGGTGATCTGCGCGTCGCGGTCAGTGGGCTGCTACGGCAATTGCGCGCGCAGGCCGAGGGCACCGATCTCACCAAGTCACAGAGTTCGGTTCTGATCCGCTTGGAGCAGGGCGGTCCGGCCACCGCCACCGAACTCGCCAAAGCGGCCGGTATGCGTCCGCAGTCGATGGCGAAAATCGTTCGCGCACTGGAAGATGCGGGACTGATCGCGGGCCGGCCCGATCCGGCCGACGGCCGCAAGACCGTCCTCGACCTCACCGCCGCCGCCCGGGACGAGTTCGCCACCGGCCGTCGCGCGAAAGAGGATTGGCTCACCCGGGTGATCGAGGCCGAATTCAGCGACGCCGAGATCGATCAGCTCGCCGCGGCGGTCACCCTCCTCGAACGCATCGCCCGTTCCACCTGACCGGATACCGCCCGATCACCTCGAAGCGCCGCAGCGCGATCCCGGCACGGGATCCGCGCCGACCCGTCATGCGCACCGCCGCCCGGCGACGCGACGAAAACCGTGTACCAGCAAAGGAATTCGCTATGCCCGTTACCGCTGTCGATCCCGCCACCGCCCTCATCGTCATCGACCTGCAGCAGGGGATCGTGAGCCGGGAGCTGGCGCATCCGGTCGAGCCGGTCGTCACTCGTGCCGCCACGCTGGCACAGGCCTTCCGCGACCGCGATCTGCCAGTCGTGCTGGTCAATGTCGCGGGTACCCCGCCCGGGCGTACCGACGCCGGGGCCACGGCGTCGGGTGATCTGCCGGCGGACTGGGCCACCCTGATCCCCGAACTCGATCGGCAGCCCGGCGACATCCTGGTCACGAAGTACGCGCGCAGCGCCTTCGCCGGCACCGGACTGGCCGACCGGCTGCGCGCCGACGGCGTCACCCAGGTCGTCGTCATCGGCATCGCTACCGGCGCCGGTGTGGAATCGACGGCTCGGGATGCCCACGAGCAGGGGTTTCACGTCACCCTTCCGGTCGACGCCATGACCGATTCCGATAGCGAGCGGCACGAGCACAGCATCGCCCACATCTTCGGCCGTATCGCCGAAACCGGTACCACCGACGACGTGCTGCGGCTGTTGGCGGCGCGCGCGTGACAGCCGCACCCACCGATACCGCGGCCGTACCCAGCGATCCGTTTCCCGCCCGGTTCGCCGGGCCGCTGCTGCTGGGCTCGACCCTCAACCCGATCAACACCTCCACCATCGCCACCGCCCTGGTCGGCATCGGCGTCGACTTCCATCGCGGTCCCGGCGCCACGGCCGTCCTGATCTCGGTGCTGTACCTGTGCAGTGCGGTCATGCAGCCCACGATGGGCAAGCTGGCCACCCTGTTCGGGCCGCGCCGGGTCTTCGTCGGTGGGTTGATCGTCCTCATCGTCGCCGGTGTCATCGGCACGGCCGCACCGGCATTCGCCTTCCTGGTCATCTCGCGGGCTCTGATCGGCGTGGGCACCTCGGCGGCGTTTCCGACCGCGATGGCGCTGGTACGGCACCGTGCCGACGCCGCGGGTACCGGGGTCCCGGCACGGGTGCTGGGCAACTTCTCCATCGCGGCCCAGGTCACCACGGTGGTGGGCCTGCCGCTCGGCGGTGTGCTGGCGGGGGTGTTCGGCTGGCGCGCGATCTTCTTCGTCAATATCCCGCTGGCGCTGACGGCGCTGATCACGACTCTGAAAGGGGTACCCGGTGATGAGCCGGCGGTTCGGCGGCGGGGGTCGCTGGCGGCGGCGGTCGATCTGGTCGGCATCGTGCTGTTCGCGGGCACCGTGATCAGCGTGCTGATCCTGCTGTCGGATCTGCGGACCCCGATGTGGCCGCTGCTGCCGGTGGCGTTGGTGCTGGGTGCGGCGTTGATCGGCTGGGAGCGGCGGGCCCGCAGTCCGCTCATCGATGTGCGCATGCTGGTCGGCAACGGTGATCTGCTGCGGACCTATCTGCGCCAGGCGGTGGTCTCATTGGGCACCTACACCGCCCTCTACGGCACCAGTCAGTGGATGGAACAGGCGGCGGGCTACAGCGCCTCCCAGGTCGGGCTGATCCTGCTGCCGCTGTCGGCGATCAGCATCGTGGTCGCACGGCTGGTCTCCAATCGAGGCTGGATCCGATGGCCGCTGATCACCAGCGGCCTCGCGCTGGCGGCGACCGGGGTGATGCTGCGGTTCATCACTCACACCTCACCGGTGCCGGTGCTGATCGCCATGTCGCTGCTGTTCGGATTGGCCAGTGGATTCAGCGGATTCGCCAATCAGGCCACGCTCTACGTGCAGGCGCCGGGCGATCAGGTCGCGGTGGCCTCCGGGCTGTTTCGCACTTTCGCCTATCTGGGGGCGATCTTCTCCTCGAGTCTCATCGCGCTCACGTTCGGACCCGCCACCACCGACGCCGGACTGCACGCCATAGCCTGGGTGATCCTGGGCCTGGGTGGCGCGATCGGGCTGATGACGGTGCTCGACGGCAGGATTCCGCTGCGCACGGGGTCGCACGCGGATCAGGCGTCGGCGTAGGTCGCGGTCAGATCGGTGACCCGCTGCGCCGGCCACGGACAGCGGATCTCGCCGCGGTTGGCGGCGTAGAACAGCTCCAGATGCACCTGCCAGGCCGCCAGCAGTCGTGCCCGCTGCGGGCCCAGATCGTGGGGGAGGGTGTGCACCAGTTCCAGGCGCGTCCCGGTGTCGGGATCGGCGATGATCTCCCAGCGCACCCGGCCCGCGGGCACCGAGTCGACGGTGGCCTCGTATTCGAGCAGGCCGGGGGGCTGCGCCGCGGTGAGCGGACCGGGCTCGATCACGGGGTTGGCCGCCCGTTCCGGTGGCATCGCACCCACCCGCGGTCGGCTGTGCTCGACCAGGACCGCCCACGCTCCCTCGGCGGTCTGCGGCACCAGATCGTGGGTGAACCGCAATCGCGTGCGGCCGTCGGCGTCGGTCTCGGCGCGGCCACGGCCCAGGCCGAACTTCTCGACATAAGCTTGCGCCCGCGTCAGCCAGCGCTCCTGCGGCGAGCCGGGGTCGACGCCGTCGAGTACGGCCGCCAGCGCGGTCAGGCAGCCGTCCCAGCCCGCAGCCGTGCGCGCCGCACCGAGCCGTCCGAGCGTTCCGTGCCCGAGCGCGTGGGTGAACACCAGTCGGCAGCCCGGCGGCTCGGCGATCAGCTCGAATCGCAGCACATCGCGGTTCCAGCGGAACATGAACGCCTTCGGCGGATCGACCTCGAGCACTTCACCGTCCCACGAGTCGTCCACGGGTGCCTGGTCGCCGAAGGTGAACCGCATCGGCGCTCCCGGACGCAATTCGGTCTCCACCGCGGCCGGGAACCAGGCCGCCAGTTGGGCGGGTTCACTGACGGCTCGCCACACCCGCTCGGGCGGATGCGCGAGGCGGCGTTCGAACCGCAGTGTCGGCACACCATCGATGGTGGTGAGCTCCGCGGATGAGTCGTCGGTGGGCATTGCTGCTCATTCCTCCTCGGTGGCCATCACGTCGAGATGGCGGGTGAGGGCGTCGAGACTCGACTCCCACAGCCGCCGGTACGGCGCCAGCCACAGGTCGATTTCCGACAGCGGCTGCGGCCGCAGCCGATACCAGCGGCGCTGGGCGTCGTGGCGGACTTCCACCAGGCCCGCGCCGCGCAACACCTTCAAATGTTTCGACACCGTCGGCTGGGCCAGCCGCAACTCCGTGACCAGCTCGCCGACCAGGCGTTCACGTTGCCGCAGCAGATCCAGGATCTCGCGACGCCGCGGTTCGGCCAACGCCTCGAACGTAGATGCCATATCGGCAATATAGCTGATCTGGAATATACACGCGGGGTTCGGACGGGTTCAGGAGCCCTCCTGCACCGGATAGTCGATGACGACCACACCGCCGGTGGCGTAGTT
The genomic region above belongs to Nocardia spumae and contains:
- a CDS encoding CopG family transcriptional regulator; the encoded protein is MSDNDTFEPDPGTDPRTIVDGLVFDDDAATPALPPTGAEIERGMVTTSLKLPKDLRDRLREAAAEHCITPSMLIRQYIEMGLLSEQPGRMIPLSDAIRVLSSLRPSA
- a CDS encoding MarR family winged helix-turn-helix transcriptional regulator is translated as MSRELAPTASAVAGDLRVAVSGLLRQLRAQAEGTDLTKSQSSVLIRLEQGGPATATELAKAAGMRPQSMAKIVRALEDAGLIAGRPDPADGRKTVLDLTAAARDEFATGRRAKEDWLTRVIEAEFSDAEIDQLAAAVTLLERIARST
- a CDS encoding isochorismatase family protein translates to MPVTAVDPATALIVIDLQQGIVSRELAHPVEPVVTRAATLAQAFRDRDLPVVLVNVAGTPPGRTDAGATASGDLPADWATLIPELDRQPGDILVTKYARSAFAGTGLADRLRADGVTQVVVIGIATGAGVESTARDAHEQGFHVTLPVDAMTDSDSERHEHSIAHIFGRIAETGTTDDVLRLLAARA
- a CDS encoding MFS transporter, whose translation is MTAAPTDTAAVPSDPFPARFAGPLLLGSTLNPINTSTIATALVGIGVDFHRGPGATAVLISVLYLCSAVMQPTMGKLATLFGPRRVFVGGLIVLIVAGVIGTAAPAFAFLVISRALIGVGTSAAFPTAMALVRHRADAAGTGVPARVLGNFSIAAQVTTVVGLPLGGVLAGVFGWRAIFFVNIPLALTALITTLKGVPGDEPAVRRRGSLAAAVDLVGIVLFAGTVISVLILLSDLRTPMWPLLPVALVLGAALIGWERRARSPLIDVRMLVGNGDLLRTYLRQAVVSLGTYTALYGTSQWMEQAAGYSASQVGLILLPLSAISIVVARLVSNRGWIRWPLITSGLALAATGVMLRFITHTSPVPVLIAMSLLFGLASGFSGFANQATLYVQAPGDQVAVASGLFRTFAYLGAIFSSSLIALTFGPATTDAGLHAIAWVILGLGGAIGLMTVLDGRIPLRTGSHADQASA
- a CDS encoding SRPBCC family protein; protein product: MPTDDSSAELTTIDGVPTLRFERRLAHPPERVWRAVSEPAQLAAWFPAAVETELRPGAPMRFTFGDQAPVDDSWDGEVLEVDPPKAFMFRWNRDVLRFELIAEPPGCRLVFTHALGHGTLGRLGAARTAAGWDGCLTALAAVLDGVDPGSPQERWLTRAQAYVEKFGLGRGRAETDADGRTRLRFTHDLVPQTAEGAWAVLVEHSRPRVGAMPPERAANPVIEPGPLTAAQPPGLLEYEATVDSVPAGRVRWEIIADPDTGTRLELVHTLPHDLGPQRARLLAAWQVHLELFYAANRGEIRCPWPAQRVTDLTATYADA
- a CDS encoding ArsR/SmtB family transcription factor is translated as MASTFEALAEPRRREILDLLRQRERLVGELVTELRLAQPTVSKHLKVLRGAGLVEVRHDAQRRWYRLRPQPLSEIDLWLAPYRRLWESSLDALTRHLDVMATEEE